The stretch of DNA GCATGTGGCGCTCCACATCGTCTCCTCCACGAATAGTTCCGATGGAGTCGATGTGAGATTCTCAGTGGCCGGAAAGCCCTCAAAGCCATTCGAAATCATCGCCGTACTTGCTGACGATACGGACCGCTCTAATGTCCTTCGCGGCGAAAACGGTGGAAGGCAACTCCAGCATGTCTCCGTCGCTCGCTCTCTGACGCGCGTGGCCACGCTTCGGGATGACGGAGAGCAATCTGTGCACGTTTCTCTCCCGGGAGGGTTTGCGACGAACGGCTCCGCAGGCCATCACCTGATTCTCTTCGCCCAGGAGCCGCACCAGGGAGCAATCCTCGGAGCGGCCACCATGCCTCTTTGAGAAAAGAGAGGCGCAATGTAACTATCCTTCTCCTCGTGCTTCAAACTGGCGGATCGGTAGGGGCACTCACTGAGGTTCGAATGCACTCATCCGGGCCAATCGCTCCATTTCGTAACCCATTTTCTGTGGCATAGGGTCTATGCCCAACCGAAGAAAGGAACTCTTCATGAAGAGCACCAACGTTAACAGCCTCGTCCTTGCGGCGGCCTTCGCCGGCCTTCTCGGCGGCACTTCCGCACGTCTCAACGCCCAGCCGGTCTCGGGTCAATCCACAACCGCCGCAAGCTCCTCCGCCTTCGCAGGTGTCATGGTCGCAGCTGACCAGAAGGACCTGCCCAAGCACGCCTGCAAGGGCCAGAACGACTGCAAGGGCCAGGGCGGCGGCGACAAGAAGCATGCCGGCAAGAACGCCTGCAAGGGTCAGGGCGCCTGCGCCACCGACGGTTCCAAACCCCCTAAGAACTAACCTCAACCGCGTGTAGGGGGTCCACTTTCTCAGGTGCCTCCTACACGGATTTCATGCTTCACTCAGCATCGGAGTACATATGCCTGCTAATCGTTTCAATGGGTACACCGACTACGGTATCGGCATCGGCTTGAGAGTTCCGCATTACGATCACATCCTCTCCAGGAAGCCGGTGGTCGATTGGTTTGAGATTATCTCGGAAAACTACATGGTGGACGACGGCCGTCCGCTGAGGATTCTCGATCAGATTCTCGACCAGTACCGCGTTGTGCAGCACGGTGTCTCCATGTACTTCGGAAGTGCGCAACCGCTGAACCGCGACCACCTGAAGCGGATCAAGGAACTGACGAAACGAACCAAGACGCCTTGGCTCTCTGATCACCTTTGCTGGGGCAGCGTTGATGGCCGCTATACGCACGACCTGCTGCCTCTGCCGTACACATTCGAAGCCATCCGCATTACCGCCGAGCGCGTGCGTATGGTGCAGGACTATCTTGAAATCCCCGTGGCTGTAGAGAATGTCAGCAGTTACGCGGAGTACCACGATTCGGAAATGACGGAGTGGGAGTTTCTGAACGAAGTGGTGCACGCAGCCGACTGTGGCATCCTGCTCGACGTGAATAACATTTACGTTTCTTCTCAAAATCACAACTTCGATCCGATGGACTACGTGAATAGCATCCCCGTCGAGCGCGTCGCTCAGATTCACCTTGCCGGCCACTCTAAGTTCGAGAAGTATACGCTCGACACACACGATCATCCTGTCCTTGATCCTGTATGGAGGCTGTACGCTCGTGCGATCGAGCGGTGCGGACCCACCGCAACCCTTCTCGAATGGGACGACAATATTCCGTCGTTCGAAGAGGTCCACGGCGAAGCGCTCAAAGCGAACCGATTCCTGTCGGCCGCGGAGTTCGAGAACGTACCTGCAGAATTGCCCCTACTCGAGGAGGCACACGTATGAGGCTCCTTGAACTGCAACGCCGGATGGCTGAGGATGTGCGACGGCCTCTAACGGCCGACTTCCTGATGCAGGAGACCGCGGACGACGGTGCGTCGGTCAGTTCCATCGCCGCAAGCTATATCAGGCCCAATGACCGGCTGCCCTCATTTGAGCGTCTGGAGATCTACAATCGGCAATACTGGTTCCGCCTCATCAGCGCGGTATCCGAGGATTTCCCTACGCTCAACGCCCTTCTTGGCTCGCGCCGCTTCGAACAGCTGATCCTCGCCTACATAAATGAGAACCCATCGACATCCTGGACGCTCCGGGACCTGGGCGCGAAGTTGCCGCAATTTCTGGAGTCGCATCCAGAGTTCGCGGGGCGGCGTCATCGCCTCGCGGTAGAGGTCGCGAGGCTTGAGTGGGCGTACGTCGATGCATTCGACCGAAAACACCGCACCCCACTGACGGCGGAAGAGGCGCAAAATATTAGACCGGACTCACGGCTGTCCCTTCAGCCGCATCTGCAGTTGCTTGAGTTGAGCTATCCGGTCGACACCTTGGTGTTGGCGGTAAAGAAAGGCGCTCCGGAGGCGGAGATCGTGAGCAGCGCTGCCACTCGGCTCGAAGCGAAGACTAGTCTAAAGCTACCCTCGATGAGACAGCAGCGGGTCTGGTTAGCGGTTCACCGTTATGAGGATTCCGTCTACTATCGGCGGCTTCGCCGCGAGGCTTTCCTGCTGCTGAGCTCTTTGCACTCCGGTGCGACTGTGTCTGAGGCCGTCGGGCATGCCTTCGAGAAGGCGAAGCTGAATGTCGAGCAACAGGCAGAAGTTTTGCGCGAAAGTTTTGTTCACGCCTCCGAATTGGGATGGTTTTGCCTTCCTGAGGCAAAGGAAGATTCCAGGCTTCTTGTCATGTGATCCAAGCGAGGGAATGGGTGATGAGTAATGAGCGAGATCAATGGTTGAAGAGCATAGGAATGTCCTATGCTCTTTTGCGTATCGCGTTGGGTTTGAACATCTGCCTACATGGCTTCGTTCGTTGGACGGTAGGACTTAGGAGCTTTGCTGATTCGCTGTTGCCGATGTTTCAGAAGACCCCTCTACCCGGATGGTCCGTCTACACCTTCGGCTATGTGCTGCCGATTGTCGAGACTCTGGTGGGCGCCTCGATGCTCTTTGGCTTCCAAACCCGACGCGCTTTGATCTCAGGGTCGGTT from Acidicapsa acidisoli encodes:
- a CDS encoding HvfC/BufC N-terminal domain-containing protein; the protein is MRLLELQRRMAEDVRRPLTADFLMQETADDGASVSSIAASYIRPNDRLPSFERLEIYNRQYWFRLISAVSEDFPTLNALLGSRRFEQLILAYINENPSTSWTLRDLGAKLPQFLESHPEFAGRRHRLAVEVARLEWAYVDAFDRKHRTPLTAEEAQNIRPDSRLSLQPHLQLLELSYPVDTLVLAVKKGAPEAEIVSSAATRLEAKTSLKLPSMRQQRVWLAVHRYEDSVYYRRLRREAFLLLSSLHSGATVSEAVGHAFEKAKLNVEQQAEVLRESFVHASELGWFCLPEAKEDSRLLVM
- a CDS encoding DoxX family protein, whose translation is MSYALLRIALGLNICLHGFVRWTVGLRSFADSLLPMFQKTPLPGWSVYTFGYVLPIVETLVGASMLFGFQTRRALISGSVLMLVLTFGSTLRQDWPAVGIQLTYSWVYSFLPAGIRFDSYGIDQMLGSSTRGET
- the bufB gene encoding MNIO family bufferin maturase, whose product is MPANRFNGYTDYGIGIGLRVPHYDHILSRKPVVDWFEIISENYMVDDGRPLRILDQILDQYRVVQHGVSMYFGSAQPLNRDHLKRIKELTKRTKTPWLSDHLCWGSVDGRYTHDLLPLPYTFEAIRITAERVRMVQDYLEIPVAVENVSSYAEYHDSEMTEWEFLNEVVHAADCGILLDVNNIYVSSQNHNFDPMDYVNSIPVERVAQIHLAGHSKFEKYTLDTHDHPVLDPVWRLYARAIERCGPTATLLEWDDNIPSFEEVHGEALKANRFLSAAEFENVPAELPLLEEAHV